A stretch of Henckelia pumila isolate YLH828 chromosome 4, ASM3356847v2, whole genome shotgun sequence DNA encodes these proteins:
- the LOC140867724 gene encoding uncharacterized protein, with product MAEEVHYSESNKRKYEDHQTSTSPAPRRATGFSSGPDSSAPPTSYNSVPPPMSEIELAKQKAQEIAARLLNNVDPMKRARVENGAGGGGFDSSDAGFVQKPMGMSLSGTPTGASYGYPGPSKKIDIPNGRVGVIIGKGGETIKYLQLQSGAKIQVTRDMDADPNSVTRGVELMGTPDQIAKAEQLISDVLSEAEAGGSGVVSRRMTGQPSGTDPFVIMVPNNKVGLVIGKGGETIKNMQARTGARIQVIPLHLPPGDASKERTVQIDGTSEQIEAAKQLVNEVISENRPRNSSMAGGYPQQGYQARPPTNWAPPGPPMQQSGYGYTQPGSYPGPSAQYGMNQQPYSGYPPQPSSGAYASGWDQTTAPSNQQAAQGGGSYDYYNQQPPPQQHQAQGGPGAPTDGSGYGYNHASSYSQGQGYAQDSYGGYHAGAGYGQPQPNPVGTGYEQQQQGYNAAYGNVSNPTPDGHPSSYGTQGDANQAPTSGQSYNTGGQPSPNPNYPPQASNQAGYGGPPSSQGSYATQPPSGYGTYAAPPGQKPPSSQQAYAQPQQSPSGQGGGYTQPGYTQAGYTQSDAGAQKPPSAGYPQSQPGYGPPSYGAPPSGQPGYVQQPPYNSSYGSGYSQAPAQSADGSTGAYSLGTYDTTPPPSTAQTGGAAKASPPSG from the exons ATGGCGGAAGAGGTGCACTACTCAGAGTCCAACAAGCGCAAGTACGAGGATCACCAGACTTCTACCTCACCGGCGCCGCGTAGGGCGACGGGGTTTTCGTCGGGCCCGGACTCATCCGCTCCCCCTACATCCTATAACAGCGTCCCCCCTCCTATGAGCGAGATCGAGCTGGCGAAACAAAAGGCTCAAGAAATCGCCGCTAGGCTTTTGAATAACGTGGATCCGATGAAAAGAGCGAGAGTTGAAAACGGAGCTGGTGGCGGGGGATTTGATTCGAGTGATGCTG GTTTTGTTCAGAAGCCTATGGGTATGAGTCTAAGTGGTACACCAACAGGTGCATCCTATGGTTATCCAGGTCCAAGCAAGAAAATTGACATACCAAATGGAAGGGTAGGCGTGATTATTGGCAAAGGTGGGGAGACCATTAAGTACCTTCAGCTTCAGTCTGGAGCTAAGATTCAGGTAACCAGAGACATGGATGCGGATCCAAATTCTGTTACAAGAGGTGTTGAGCTCATGGGCACTCCTGACCAAATAGCTAAGGCTGAGCAGTTGATCAGTGATGTTCTTTCTGAG GCTGAAGCAGGTGGTTCCGGTGTTGTTTCTCGGAGAATGACTGGGCAACCATCAGGAACTGATCCATTTGTGATTATGGTTCCCAACAACAAG GTGGGTCTTGTTATTGGCAAAGGAGGTGAAACCATTAAGAACATGCAAGCAAGGACTGGTGCTCGTATTCAG GTTATACCTCTCCACTTGCCACCCGGTGATGCGTCTAAAGAAAGGACCGTTCAGATTGATGGCACTAGTGAACAGATTGAGGCTGCAAAACAGTTGGTTAATGAAGTAATCAGTGAG AATCGTCCGAGAAATTCATCAATGGCTGGAGGGTATCCACAGCAAGGTTATCAAGCTAGACCGCCGACTAACTGGGCACCTCCTGGTCCACCCATGCAACAATCTGGGTATGGCTACACCCAACCTGGCTCATATCCTGGTCCATCAGCACAATATGGTATGAATCAACAACCTTACTCGGGTTATCCCCCTCAACCCTCTTCTGGTGCATATGCCTCTGGCTGGGACCAAACAACTGCTCCATCAAATCAGCAAGCTGCACAAGGTGGTGGCAGCTACGATTACTACAACCAACAGCCACCTCCACAGCAGCATCAAGCTCAGGGAGGTCCTGGTGCTCCTACTGATGGTTCAGGTTATGGTTACAATCACGCATCTTCCTACAGTCAAGGACAAGGTTACGCCCAAGATAGCTACGGTGGCTACCATGCGGGTGCTGGCTATGGTCAGCCTCAGCCCAATCCTGTCGGAACAGGATACGAACAGCAGCAACAAGGGTATAATGCTGCTTATGGTAATGTCTCAAATCCTACACCAGATGGCCACCCCTCTTCATATGGCACACAGGGTGATGCCAATCAAGCACCCACATCTGGACAGTCGTACAACACTGGTGGTCAGCCCAGCCCAAATCCTAATTATCCACCCCAAGCTTCTAACCAGGCTGGTTATGGTGGTCCCCCATCTTCTCAAGGTAGCTATGCAACCCAACCGCCTTCTGGTTATGGCACATATGCCGCCCCTCCGGGTCAAAAACCACCTAGCAGCCAACAAGCTTATGCACAGCCACAGCAGTCACCTAGCGGTCAGGGAGGTGGCTATACTCAACCAGGATATACGCAGGCCGGTTATACGCAGTCAGATGCAGGTGCGCAGAAACCACCGTCGGCAGGTTATCCACAATCTCAGCCGGGTTATGGTCCCCCATCCTATGGAGCACCGCCATCGGGTCAACCTGGTTATGTTCAACAGCCTCCATATAACAGCTCATATGGCAGTGGATATTCTCAGGCTCCGGCTCAGTCTGCTGATGGCTCAACTGGTGCATACTCACTAGGGACGTACGACACAACTCCACCGCCTTCCACTGCCCAGACAGGTGGTGCTGCCAAAGCCTCTCCTCCTAGTGGTTAA